One window from the genome of Campylobacter concisus encodes:
- a CDS encoding Hcp family type VI secretion system effector codes for MSQPVYIKVKGSTQGLISSGASTEASIGNRYQSGHEDEIMAQEVSHIVTVPTDPQSGQPSGQRVHKPFSFTTSLNKAVPLLYNALTQGERLPEVEIYWYRTSTSGGAEHFFTTKLEDATITDITLVSPNAQDKLNSDKTELFKVSMNYRKIVWEHVAAGTSGSDDWREATKKA; via the coding sequence ATGTCACAACCAGTGTATATTAAAGTGAAAGGTTCTACACAAGGACTTATTTCGAGTGGTGCTTCAACAGAAGCTAGTATAGGTAATCGCTATCAGTCAGGTCACGAAGATGAGATCATGGCTCAAGAGGTTTCTCATATAGTAACAGTTCCAACTGATCCACAAAGTGGCCAACCATCAGGTCAAAGAGTCCATAAGCCATTTAGTTTTACTACATCACTAAATAAAGCTGTTCCACTTCTTTACAATGCTTTAACACAAGGCGAAAGACTTCCAGAGGTTGAGATCTATTGGTATAGAACATCAACTAGTGGTGGTGCTGAGCATTTCTTTACTACAAAACTAGAAGATGCAACTATAACAGATATTACTCTAGTAAGCCCAAATGCTCAAGATAAGCTAAACAGCGACAAAACAGAGCTTTTCAAAGTTTCAATGAACTATAGAAAGATAGTTTGGGAACATGTAGCTGCAGGTACAAGCGGAAGTGATGACTGGAGAGAAGCTACTAAAAAAGCTTAA